A region of Porites lutea chromosome 13, jaPorLute2.1, whole genome shotgun sequence DNA encodes the following proteins:
- the LOC140923353 gene encoding melanocortin receptor 5-like: protein MANNSNGTFVIMQTPAGVGIFITALNIFLSIFATLGNALILVALQKVSAIHPPTKLLFRCLAVTDLCVGLISQPLYVYYILTIYLDIGNPIVEILHADIFFYNVLLAVSPLTSAAISVDRLLALLLGLRYRHVVTLCRVRVVIACFWLIAVSNSSLLWVNLILLSDKVGLAMLWTFIVLTLISIIISTFSYTNIFFTLRHRQAQVQDHVQPEQSSRIRSVLTIARYKTTVYSAAWIQFAMLACYGPYIILTILYNSVKKGYITTEIGIVLEFSYCLFSFNSSLNPVLYCWRIKDVRQQVKNTIRKCLCC from the coding sequence ATGGCAAACAACTCGAATGGGACATTTGTCATAATGCAGACACCAGCAGGAGTAGGGATATTCATTACAGCcctaaacatttttctttctatcttTGCAACTCTGGGCAATGCTCTCATCCTGGTCGCTCTACAAAAAGTTTCCGCCATTCATCCACCAACCAAGTTGTTATTTCGATGTCTAGCAGttactgatctctgtgttggtctTATATCTCAACCACTTTACGTTTACTACATTTTAACTATCTATCTCGATATTGGTAACCCCATTGTTGAAATTCTTCATGCAGACATCTTTTTCTATAACGTGTTGCTTGCGGTATCGCCCCTAACATCGGCTGCTATCAGTGTTGACAGACTTCTTGCTCTGTTGTTGGGGCTGAGATACAGACACGTTGTCACTTTATGTCGAGTTCGTGTGGTGATAGCTTGTTTTTGGCTCATTGCTGTTTCAAACTCTTCTTTGCTCTGGGTGAATTTAATCCTACTCAGTGATAAGGTAGGACTTGCCATGTTGTGGACCTTCATAGTTTTAACATTGATTTCTATAATAATCTCAACATTTTCGTACACGAACATTTTTTTCACCCTCCGTCATCGACAAGCCCAAGTACAAGATCATGTTCAACCAGAACAGTCGAGCAGAATAAGAAGTGTGCTGACCATAGCACGGTACAAGACAACAGTGTATAGCGCAGCTTGGATACAGTTTGCTATGCTTGCTTGTTATGGTCCTTATATTATATTGACAATTTTATATAATTCGGTTAAAAAAGGCTATATTACCACTGAAATAGGAATCGTATTGGAATTTTCCTATTGTCTCTTCTCTTTCAATTCATCTCTGAATCCTGTACTTTACTGTTGGAGGATCAAAGATGTTAGACAGCAAGTGAAGAACACCATTCGTAAGTGTCTTTGCTGTTGA
- the LOC140923336 gene encoding uncharacterized protein isoform X2 — MDSPTGNDQSGSSAKEAETLPDATGAGGDDLDHSKRPSNDTGTEENSSTRDNTGDSAENPKSEEEKPSNVESSSMRSTDEDAAVNVNSESSAGLDIQHESKPKPSFNTKSTLSDEVLLDHILGTIYGNCIGDAIGLLTEFMTKKEAMHMDPVDYAGRLKKWSREGFKELGDMGGMGIGSTTHSVLRHPQFLTNPHEAARYVWEYSGRYLAPNGGVMRTSILGIHDFGDIDTVISNTMAACKVTHADPRCIASCVAVTTAVAIMLQGKHMKQTGEYDVEAVVKEAYEYACTALESKQEKEDLKEYMFAKSLNDLQLDESGKIGYTYKCMGAGFWALRQENFRDALEAIAFEGGDADTNGAVAGALLGCKLGASALPTTWRNGLKYKDWLDGHIGSFLALLGLRK, encoded by the exons ATGGATTCACCTACGGGCAATGATCAGTCGGGTTCTTCCGCAAAAGAAGCTGAAACTCTTCCAGATGCAACTGGCGCTGGCGGCGATGATCTGGATCATAGCAAGAGACCGTCCAACGACACTGGAACAGAAGAAAATTCTTCGACAAGAGACAATACGGGAGATTCAGCGGAAAACCCGAAATCAGAAGAAGAGAAACCGTCAAACGTTGAGTCCTCTTCAATGAGAAGCACAGATGAAGATGCAGCCGTCAACGTAAACTCAGAAAGTTCTGCC GGTTTAGATATTCAACACGAGAGTAAACCAAAGCCTTCTTTCAACACAAAGTCTACTCTTAGTGATGAAGTTCTGTTGGATCACATTCTAGGTACTATCTATGGAAATTGCATCGGAGATGCTATTGGCCTGCTGACTGAGTTCATGACAAAGAAAGAAGCAATGCAT ATGGATCCCGTGGATTACGCAGGACGGTTGAAGAAGTGGTCCAGGGAAGGTTTTAAAGAACTTGGTGACATGGGTGGAATGGGTATCGGTAGCACCACACACTCTGTTCTACGTCATCCTCAGTTTCTGACAAATCCACACGAG GCTGCCAGGTACGTATGGGAATATTCAGGCCGCTATCTCGCTCCCAACGGAGGTGTCATGCGCACTTCAATTCTTGGAATACATGACTTTGGTGACATTGACACAGTGATAAGTAACACAATGGCCGCTTGTAAGGTCACGCATGCAGACCCAAGGTGCATTGCGTCGTGTGTTGCTGTGACAACAGCAGTTGCAATAATGTTACAAGGGAAGCATATGAAGCAAACTGGAGAGTATGATGTCGAGGCAGTGGTTAAGGAGGCATATGAATACGCCTGTACAGCGCTTGAAAGCAAACAAGAG aaaGAAGACCTGAAGGAGTACATGTTTGCCAAATCACTGAATGATCTACAACTCGACGAAAGTGGTAAAATAGGTTACACTTACAAATGTATGGGGGCAGGATTTTGGGCGCTGAGGCAAGAAAACTTCCGAGATGCACTAGAAGCCATTGCTTTCGAG ggTGGGGATGCAGATACTAATGGAGCAGTGGCTGGGGCTCTGTTGGGATGTAAACTTGGTGCTAGTGCTCTTCCTACCACTTGGCGTAACGGACTGAAATACAAAGACTGGCTGGATGGGCACATAGGGAG CTTCCTGGCCCTCCTGGGCTTGAGAAAGTGA
- the LOC140923336 gene encoding ADP-ribosyl-[dinitrogen reductase] glycohydrolase-like isoform X1 has translation MDSPTGNDQSGSSAKEAETLPDATGAGGDDLDHSKRPSNDTGTEENSSTRDNTGDSAENPKSEEEKPSNVESSSMRSTDEDAAVNVNSESSAGLDIQHESKPKPSFNTKSTLSDEVLLDHILGTIYGNCIGDAIGLLTEFMTKKEAMHIYGNYHEKTTFQKLYETFSHPKMPNLEYDMKYKDFHRERFDTGDWTDDSDQMILILLSLVENSGKMDPVDYAGRLKKWSREGFKELGDMGGMGIGSTTHSVLRHPQFLTNPHEAARYVWEYSGRYLAPNGGVMRTSILGIHDFGDIDTVISNTMAACKVTHADPRCIASCVAVTTAVAIMLQGKHMKQTGEYDVEAVVKEAYEYACTALESKQEKEDLKEYMFAKSLNDLQLDESGKIGYTYKCMGAGFWALRQENFRDALEAIAFEGGDADTNGAVAGALLGCKLGASALPTTWRNGLKYKDWLDGHIGSFLALLGLRK, from the exons ATGGATTCACCTACGGGCAATGATCAGTCGGGTTCTTCCGCAAAAGAAGCTGAAACTCTTCCAGATGCAACTGGCGCTGGCGGCGATGATCTGGATCATAGCAAGAGACCGTCCAACGACACTGGAACAGAAGAAAATTCTTCGACAAGAGACAATACGGGAGATTCAGCGGAAAACCCGAAATCAGAAGAAGAGAAACCGTCAAACGTTGAGTCCTCTTCAATGAGAAGCACAGATGAAGATGCAGCCGTCAACGTAAACTCAGAAAGTTCTGCC GGTTTAGATATTCAACACGAGAGTAAACCAAAGCCTTCTTTCAACACAAAGTCTACTCTTAGTGATGAAGTTCTGTTGGATCACATTCTAGGTACTATCTATGGAAATTGCATCGGAGATGCTATTGGCCTGCTGACTGAGTTCATGACAAAGAAAGAAGCAATGCAT ATTTATGGCAATTACCACGAGAAGACCACGTTTCAAAAACTTTACGAAACGTTCTCTCACCCCAAAATGCCAAACTTGGAGTATGACATGAAGTATAAGGATTTCCATCGCGAGAGGTTTGACACTGGTGACTGGACAGACGACTCAGATCAAATGATTCTCATTTTACTCTCTCTTGTGGAAAACAGTGGGAAG ATGGATCCCGTGGATTACGCAGGACGGTTGAAGAAGTGGTCCAGGGAAGGTTTTAAAGAACTTGGTGACATGGGTGGAATGGGTATCGGTAGCACCACACACTCTGTTCTACGTCATCCTCAGTTTCTGACAAATCCACACGAG GCTGCCAGGTACGTATGGGAATATTCAGGCCGCTATCTCGCTCCCAACGGAGGTGTCATGCGCACTTCAATTCTTGGAATACATGACTTTGGTGACATTGACACAGTGATAAGTAACACAATGGCCGCTTGTAAGGTCACGCATGCAGACCCAAGGTGCATTGCGTCGTGTGTTGCTGTGACAACAGCAGTTGCAATAATGTTACAAGGGAAGCATATGAAGCAAACTGGAGAGTATGATGTCGAGGCAGTGGTTAAGGAGGCATATGAATACGCCTGTACAGCGCTTGAAAGCAAACAAGAG aaaGAAGACCTGAAGGAGTACATGTTTGCCAAATCACTGAATGATCTACAACTCGACGAAAGTGGTAAAATAGGTTACACTTACAAATGTATGGGGGCAGGATTTTGGGCGCTGAGGCAAGAAAACTTCCGAGATGCACTAGAAGCCATTGCTTTCGAG ggTGGGGATGCAGATACTAATGGAGCAGTGGCTGGGGCTCTGTTGGGATGTAAACTTGGTGCTAGTGCTCTTCCTACCACTTGGCGTAACGGACTGAAATACAAAGACTGGCTGGATGGGCACATAGGGAG CTTCCTGGCCCTCCTGGGCTTGAGAAAGTGA